The Oryzias melastigma strain HK-1 linkage group LG3, ASM292280v2, whole genome shotgun sequence genome contains a region encoding:
- the LOC112160570 gene encoding UDP-glucuronosyltransferase 2A2 (The sequence of the model RefSeq protein was modified relative to this genomic sequence to represent the inferred CDS: added 8 bases not found in genome assembly): MKLTLYCSALLVLLITPQFSHGGNILVFPAEGSHWINMDILLQALHSRGHTLTVLRSTKSWYIKEHTSHYKSFTVPVERSINEESISKTVAKVLQFERGAIPLTSFLNNAVGLVGVFFEAHSSVCELVSAVLDDAALTKTLNESKFDLVLTDPCWGGGVIIAKYFNLPLVYNVRWLTPKEAHFAIAPSPLSYIPVTGSGNTDRMTFLQRVKNMILYLVTYIQNDVLAKQIYQPTCAKYLAPDYDFNQIKIDADIWLMRTDFVFDYPRPTMPNVVYIGGFQCKPAKPLPEHLEEFVQSSGEHGVVIMSLGTFINELPDDLANEIAAAFAELPQKVIWRYKGKRPSTLSNNTLVVDWMPQNDLLGHPKVKLFVAHGGTNGVQEAIYHGVPVVGLPLFFDQYDNLLRLQERGAAKILSITTVDKDDNFLKAIQEVLTDPSYRENMQRLSRLHRDQPVEPMDKALFWIEFVMRHKGAAHLKAQSYNMSWFTYHSVDVVLFLTAAVLLVLLTSFMFIRCLFRALCKRKVKRE, translated from the coding sequence ATGAAGCTGACTCTGTACTGCAGTGCTTTGCTGGTTCTCCTCATCACTCCTCAGTTCAGTCATGGAGGCAACATCTTGGTTTTTCCTGCAGAAGGTAGCCACTGGATCAACATGGACATCCTACTTCAAGCTTTACACTCCAGAGGACACACCTTGACTGTTCTACGCTCCACCAAGAGTTGGTACATTAAGGAACACACCTCCCATTACAAGAGCTTCACCGTTCCTGTGGAGAGAAGCATAAATGAGGAGTCTATCAGCAAAACTGTAGCTAAAGTTTTACAGTTTGAACGTGGCGCGATCCCCTTGACGAGTTTCCTTAACAATGCTGTGGGACTAGTTGGAGTATTTTTTGAGGCTCATTCATCTGTATGTGAATTAGTGTCAGCTGTGCTGGATGATGCAGCTCTGACGAAAACCTTGAATGAAAGCAAATTTGATCTGGTGCTCACTGATCCCTGCTGGGGCGGTGGAGTCATAATAGCCAAATATTTCAATCTTCCATTGGTTTATAATGTTCGCTGGTTAACACCTAAGGAGGCTCACTTTGCCATCGCTCCGTCACCTTTATCCTATATTCCTGTGACAGGATCTGGCAACACTGATAGGATGACCTTCTTGCAGagagttaaaaacatgattttatatTTGGTGACGTACATACAGAACGATGTGTTAGCTAAACAAATATACCAACCGACATGTGCCAAGTACCTCGCTCCTGATTATGACTTCAATCAGATCAAGATAGATGCAGACATTTGGCTGATGAGAACAGATTTTGTCTTTGACTATCCACGTCCTACAATGCCCAATGTTGTGTACATTGGAGGGTTCCAGTGTAAACCTGCTAAACCACTTCCTGAACATTTGGAGGAGTTCGTGCAGAGTTCTGGAGAACATGGAGTCGTCATCATGTCACTGGGAACCTTTATTAATGAACTCCCTGATGATTTGGCAAATGAGATCGCTGCAGCTTTTGCTGAACTGCCACAGAAAGTTATCTGGAGGTACAAAGGTAAAAGACCCTCTACTCTGAGTAACAACACTTTAGTGGTGGACTGGATGCCTCAGAATGACCTTTTAGGACATCCTAAGGTCAAGCTGTTTGTGGCTCATGGAGGAACTAATGGAGTCCAAGAAGCTATTTATCATGGAGTCCCAGTTGTGGGTCTGCCTTTGTTTTTTGACCAATACGACAACCTTCTTCGGCTGCAGGAAAGAGGAGCAGCTAAAATTCTCTCCATAACTACAGTGGACAAAGATGACAACTTCCTGAAGGCCATCCAGGAAGTCCTGACTGATCCCTCgtacagggagaacatgcagagACTCTCCAGGCTGCACAGAGATCAGCCGGTGGAGCCGATGGACAAAGCCCTCTTCTGGATCGAGTTTGTCATGAGACACAAAGGAGCCGCTCACCTGAAAGCTCAGTCCTACAACATGTCATGGTTCACCTACCACTCTGTAGATGTGGTTCTGTTCCTGACTGCAGCGGTTCTGCTCGTGCTTTTGACCTCCTTCATGTTCATCAGGTGTTTATTCAGAGCACTTTGCAAACGTAAAGTGAAAC
- the LOC112160318 gene encoding UDP-glucuronosyltransferase 2A2-like isoform X2, producing MALPLTSIICLLLVVPASQGGRILVFPHDGSHWVNMRILVEELNSRGHSLTVIRTADSWYITDTSPYYSALTIDVKGGGNEEFFRHFVSQVIKIKKSKASAWAQFSLNMELKNRFSYFHEKVCETIVYMFENTTLMRSLQEAKYDAVLTDPGNGGGVFLAHYLRLPIVFNARWTVHGEAHFAIAPSPLSYVPLPPSELTDRMTFLERVRNVIYYITRMHLYKQTVGAHYSALSMRYFGPNVDYFSLFQAADLWLMRVDFVFEFPRPTMPNVVYMGGFQCKPAKPLPDHLEEFVQSSGEHGFIIMSLGTLIADLPADLAEEIAAAFAELPQKVIWRHKGSRPSALGNNTLLVDWIPQNDLLGHPKIRLFVAHGGTNGIYEAIYHGVPVVGIPIIFDQADNLSRLRAKGVARTVEISDLDRTNFQEAIQDVLNEPSYRMNMQRLSRLHRDTPMRPLDTALFWIEFVMRHKGAAHLRTESYKLPWYSYHSVDVMVFLLTAAGLLMFLTFGLLCFCLRLCFKRKQKNE from the coding sequence ATGGCTTTGCCACTGACGTCCATCATCTGTCTCCTGCTGGTCGTTCCAGCCTCTCAGGGTGGGAGGATTTTAGTGTTTCCTCATGATGGAAGCCACTGGGTGAACATGAGGATTCTTGTTGAGGAGCTGAATTCGAGAGGCCACTCACTGACGGTTATTCGTACCGCAGACAGCTGGTACATCACCGATACTTCCCCTTATTACAGTGCACTCACCATAGATGTCAAAGGAGGAGGAAATGAAGAATTTTTTCGCCACTTTGTCTCACAAGTtatcaagattaaaaaaagcaaagcgtCTGCGTGGGCTCAGTTCTCTCTGAACATGGAGTTAAAGAACAGGTTCTCTTATTTTCACGAAAAAGTCTGTGAAACAATAGTGTACATGTTTGAGAACACAACTTTGATGAGGAGTCTTCAAGAGGCCAAATATGATGCCGTTCTGACAGACCCCGGTAATGGAGGAGGCGTGTTTTTGGCTCACTACCTCAGATTACCGATAGTGTTTAACGCTCGCTGGACGGTTCACGGTGAGGCACATTTTGCCATTGCACCTTCGCCTCTTTCATATGTCCCACTTCCACCTTCAGAATTAACAGATCGCATGACTTTTTTGGAAAGAgtaagaaatgtaatttattataTCACCAGGATGCATTTGTATAAACAGACAGTTGGAGCTCATTATTCTGCTCTTTCCATGCGTTACTTTGGCCCAAATGTGGATTATTTCTCCTTATTTCAAGCTGCAGACCTGTGGCTGATGAGAGTGGACTTTGTGTTTGAGTTCCCTCGCCCCACCATGCCCAATGTGGTCTATATGGGAGGTTTCCAGTGTAAACCTGCTAAACCACTTCCTGATCACTTGGAGGAGTTTGTACAGAGCTCTGGAGAACATGGATTCATCATCATGTCACTGGGAACGCTGATTGCAGATCTACCTGCTGACTTAGCAGAAGAGATCGCTGCAGCTTTTGCTGAATTACCACAGAAAGTCATCTGGAGACATAAAGGGAGCAGACCCTCCGCTCTGGGAAACAACACTTTACTGGTTGACTGGATCCCGCAGAACGACCTTTTAGGACATCCCAAGATTAGGCTGTTCGTAGCTCATGGTGGCACTAATGGGATCTATGAGGCTATTTATCACGGAGTTCCAGTTGTTGGGATTCCAATCATTTTTGATCAAGCTGATAACCTCTCCAGACTGAGGGCCAAAGGAGTGGCGAGGACAGTGGAAATTTCTGATCTGGATCGGACTAACTTTCAAGAAGCCATACAGGACGTCCTGAATGAACCCTCCTACAGGATGAACATGCAGAGACTCTCCAGGCTGCACAGAGATACGCCCATGAGGCCGCTGGATACTGCCCTCTTCTGGATAGAGTTTGTCATGAGACACAAAGGAGCTGCTCACTTGAGAACAGAGTCCTACAAGCTGCCCTGGTACTCCTACCACTCTGTGGATGTCATGGTGTTTCTACTAACAGCTGCTGGGCTTCTGATGTTCTTAACCTTTGGTTTACTCTGTTTCTGTCTCAGACTGTGTTttaaaagaaagcagaaaaatgagtaa
- the LOC112160318 gene encoding UDP-glucuronosyltransferase 2A2-like isoform X1: MALPLTSIICLLLVVPASQGGRILVFPHDGSHWVNMRILVEELNSRGHSLTVIRTADSWYITDTSPYYSALTIDVKGGGNEEFFRHFVSQVIKIKKSKASAWAQFSLNMELKNRFSYFHEKVCETIVYMFENTTLMRSLQEAKYDAVLTDPGNGGGVFLAHYLRLPIVFNARWTVHGEAHFAIAPSPLSYVPLPPSELTDRMTFLERVRNVIYYITRMHLYKQTVGAHYSALSMRYFGPNVDYFSLFQAADLWLMRVDFVFEFPRPTMPNVVYMGGFQCKPAKPLPDHLEEFVQSSGEHGFIIMSLGTLIADLPADLAEEIAAAFAELPQKVIWRHKGSRPSALGNNTLLVDWIPQNDLLGHPKIRLFVAHGGTNGIYEAIYHGVPVVGIPIIFDQADNLSRLRAKGVARTVEISDLDRTNFQEAIQDVLNEPSYRMNMQRLSRLHRDTPMRPLDTALFWIEFVMRHKGAAHLRTESYKLPWYSYHSVDVMMFLLTAAGLLMFLTFGLLWFCFRLCFKRKQKKE, from the exons ATGGCTTTGCCACTGACGTCCATCATCTGTCTCCTGCTGGTCGTTCCAGCCTCTCAGGGTGGGAGGATTTTAGTGTTTCCTCATGATGGAAGCCACTGGGTGAACATGAGGATTCTTGTTGAGGAGCTGAATTCGAGAGGCCACTCACTGACGGTTATTCGTACCGCAGACAGCTGGTACATCACCGATACTTCCCCTTATTACAGTGCACTCACCATAGATGTCAAAGGAGGAGGAAATGAAGAATTTTTTCGCCACTTTGTCTCACAAGTtatcaagattaaaaaaagcaaagcgtCTGCGTGGGCTCAGTTCTCTCTGAACATGGAGTTAAAGAACAGGTTCTCTTATTTTCACGAAAAAGTCTGTGAAACAATAGTGTACATGTTTGAGAACACAACTTTGATGAGGAGTCTTCAAGAGGCCAAATATGATGCCGTTCTGACAGACCCCGGTAATGGAGGAGGCGTGTTTTTGGCTCACTACCTCAGATTACCGATAGTGTTTAACGCTCGCTGGACGGTTCACGGTGAGGCACATTTTGCCATTGCACCTTCGCCTCTTTCATATGTCCCACTTCCACCTTCAGAATTAACAGATCGCATGACTTTTTTGGAAAGAgtaagaaatgtaatttattataTCACCAGGATGCATTTGTATAAACAGACAGTTGGAGCTCATTATTCTGCTCTTTCCATGCGTTACTTTGGCCCAAATGTGGATTATTTCTCCTTATTTCAAGCTGCAGACCTGTGGCTGATGAGAGTGGACTTTGTGTTTGAGTTCCCTCGCCCCACCATGCCCAATGTGGTCTATATGGGAGGTTTCCAGTGTAAACCTGCTAAACCACTTCCTGATCACTTGGAGGAGTTTGTACAGAGCTCTGGAGAACATGGATTCATCATCATGTCACTGGGAACGCTGATTGCAGATCTACCTGCTGACTTAGCAGAAGAGATCGCTGCAGCTTTTGCTGAATTACCACAGAAAGTCATCTGGAGACATAAAGGGAGCAGACCCTCCGCTCTGGGAAACAACACTTTACTGGTTGACTGGATCCCGCAGAACGACCTTTTAGGACATCCCAAGATTAGGCTGTTCGTAGCTCATGGTGGCACTAATGGGATCTATGAGGCTATTTATCACGGAGTTCCAGTTGTTGGGATTCCAATCATTTTTGATCAAGCTGATAACCTCTCCAGACTGAGGGCCAAAGGAGTGGCGAGGACAGTGGAAATTTCTGATCTGGATCGGACTAACTTTCAAGAAGCCATACAGGACGTCCTGAATGAACCCTCCTACAGGATGAACATGCAGAGACTCTCCAGGCTGCACAGAGATACGCCCATGAGGCCGCTGGATACTGCCCTCTTCTGGATAGAGTTTGTCATGAGACACAAAG GAGCTGCTCACCTGAGAACAGAGTCCTACAAGCTGCCCTGGTACTCCTACCACTCTGTGGATGTCATGATGTTTCTACTAACAGCTGCTGGGCTTCTGATGTTCTTAACCTTTGGTTTACTCTGGTTCTGTTTCAGActgtgttttaaaagaaaacagaaaaaggagtAG